The genomic stretch TGCGAAGAGCTGACGGGATCGCCGCAGGACGGCTTTGCCGCGACCGTCAAGCAAAAGGTCGGCCCGGTCTCGGCCACGTTCAAAGGCGAGGTCACGCTGGAAAACGTGATCCCCGGCCAAAGCTATACGATCGTCGGCGAGGGCAAGGGCGGTGTCGCCGGTTTTGCCAAAGGCAGCGCCGATGTGGTGCTGGTCCCCGTCGAAGGCGGCACCGAGTTGACCTATAACGCCACCGCCAAGGTCGGCGGCAAGCTGGCGCAGCTGGGCAACCGGATCATCGGTGGCTTTGCCAAGAAGATGGCGGATCAGTTTTTCGAGCGGTTTCAGCAGAAAGTCGAAGACCCCGACGCCTAATTGCGCGCGGCGCGCCAGCCTGCGGCGCGGGCCTCGGCCTCGGAACAGAACCAGCGCTCGCCCTGTGCCTCATTGATCACCGTGCGGTCGTAATCGCGGTTGCCGGGGCGGTGATAGATCCGCCCATTGCCCGAGATGTTGCCCTTGATATTGCAGGCCGGATCAGGGGCTGCGGGGGCGATGCTGCGGCTGGCGCGATAGGTTTCGGGGTCTTGCATCACGCTGGCCCAAAGCCCGCGCCCGGCCACGGCGGCGGCTTTTTCATCAAGATCATAGCGCATCGTATAGCGCCGATAGGCCACGGCCCAGCCTGCGGCCACGATCACCTGCCCGATATCCGCACCGCCCACATCGCAGGTCGCGACCTGTCTGCCATAGCGGTCGATATCGCGCGTGATGCAGCGG from Yoonia vestfoldensis encodes the following:
- a CDS encoding CoxG family protein; the protein is MELSGSRVIAADIDAVWAHLNNPDTLRACIPGCEELTGSPQDGFAATVKQKVGPVSATFKGEVTLENVIPGQSYTIVGEGKGGVAGFAKGSADVVLVPVEGGTELTYNATAKVGGKLAQLGNRIIGGFAKKMADQFFERFQQKVEDPDA
- a CDS encoding thermonuclease family protein yields the protein MLKALILLGLIAAFPAHADPSGTLRVIDADTVDIGGARVRLYGLDAPEMGQPCLLDGQSIDCGRWAADLVRARFEGQYARCITRDIDRYGRQVATCDVGGADIGQVIVAAGWAVAYRRYTMRYDLDEKAAAVAGRGLWASVMQDPETYRASRSIAPAAPDPACNIKGNISGNGRIYHRPGNRDYDRTVINEAQGERWFCSEAEARAAGWRAARN